A part of Paenibacillus sp. 481 genomic DNA contains:
- a CDS encoding RHS repeat domain-containing protein translates to MNKKIAYLLIFLLLFVQATPLLTALSETNSAADPYASTLGQESEAQASVTDQVYGQSVTTSVYNHTVNKEYYGIFSKQDISEMKQNFTPEMWAIAVYYYPELLTYLAEQEQLSKQVQQAALHTSSDTIFSAYEQLTKQQLDALRRYTPLAEISYLRHKQPQKYAQLISSYAPEVAQLGYETVTEATYDAPPNFFSAFSTDSIFSSLPSVTDTTYKRSKRSLTAPEPTSTIGVGQIKPYTYKENTGQLVDPIYQTSNLQEADLHLAGRHGLDVVLSRKYNSMNAKVVEPSLGDTCNSFNNDEFYEGGTDCTGSKPEAAGADDNYIATGWELNLPTLQVQQQYDQINEYTVPGRIKNEDSKFYRKQFYNRVRVDASADPKDKIFPRLTFQVGDGSTYEFRDNITDQPFKQPYKHAKYTVSADQTYLLTLNEQITYEFKPIGHRWVISSITNHLGDRISYEVHPSKVIITDTVQRTIEVNYDTTKPMKRVQSIVAKDQSGVVINHIEYVSEDKMLQTTLRSYDPVLHKYEPKPIQAPYVQLNAVKDMIGNQTLKWYTYYAAEDKGIADFNMEDDYQFQLQKDLKTPVLDVNKSTTDTNGSESALVVEKDKQTYGEMAYLLVNQVTSDTGLTTTFAYSTYNPTWSAAADYAQRELVRGTTRNYLDTFNLMYIGYHKVVNVSYTYTDSDNTLKQTILNVDAHQEGKARETWMYAKESTRRLASSNAFRSGDVMETTFSTNMGDYTSMQKSSYKAGGFFKDGVFIPRPISLTYQSDGGQGLVNVLNTSDSTSSYRYAPLSVTSYKYEHDGTKDNTRPTTIYRFDSGAADDPRTAKEKDYLWGKWHVKPNALAKSAVITNIKYDMYGNIASEQDPLGNQTVNTYTGPKRQMSQTERTSVDGKQKLFTGYSYNPDGTLHKITTRSTSADITDNMETQFVAYNAWKQPIQAKKVSSGTQFGLNRLTTVTIWEYDTLGQHITRETQKVTLAEGQQPTDISVQYVYDARDRLTKQIDHDSSMIEYEYDYKNRPISMKWTPAGGEPRVTSYSYEDSQRIVTITHPDQEKEIAYYNPYGIIEKQYRQVGTETRTVVINNLNSTGQLIKETYPNGDLSKKTTFEYGKNGQILSNTDALGRTTKMYYANAAYGMNRPAASLQETKLVVEPDNKQTTTFYDPYGRVQKVLESVPGSAQTRTTEHLYNSFGKVTQTKTTSGAVSQTTKYGYDAAGNLVSLMDSEGQRYKYVYNQFGHPIATYMNGKLQAQNKYNEAGWLLTETNATGQKEAFEYASTGELIKHSDKQGQTKTHSYTPYKEIDRVAVSKAGAELHWTQYQYDPVTRMLAGIQNSEGETLAYSYDKWKRNDVQTVAGRKYSFAYDNSDNVTKVIFPDSKETQYTYDVLNRMTSVNYDKMGTVTYQYDVAANNNSYSIIYPNLLKQQFNRNAFKELTDVSHISGNTPVQWKETYMYDGFGNVNAITRGGQTFNYSYDQVNRIKREDYSTVSKQYSYDERGNRVSFEHTHMAVPELGTKKYTYNALNQLKTFSKGTDTTAYTYYGDSLRATKTVNGSLTRYVYLNGKVIEELDSSGNVKARNIWGNELLWRQNHPSGQDGYYYYNGHGDVVAIKDMAGNDLNTYDYDIWGNVLSQTGSFDNPFMYTGEIYDQETKLVYLRARYYDPSKGRFINEDTYKGELTNPLSLNLYTYAHNNPLIYADPSGHKVWLIHGTNLNGDKHPEKTWKPDFIDYVEELFEESSEAVVWSGGNTTGAREEAAEDLTNQIYDWHIDNPTEPIRLIGHSHGGNVAIMIANKLAERDMSVETLITIATPVREYKLETKVGQHIHVYNNYDLVQRNGGSVNKSMKAKRTFKGAQNVEVILPPERRKRIKDGLGISNHSIMHSNKQIWREYIQPLLFK, encoded by the coding sequence ATGAACAAAAAAATAGCATACCTTCTCATATTTTTATTACTATTTGTTCAAGCTACACCGCTCTTAACCGCCTTATCCGAGACCAACTCCGCAGCTGACCCATATGCTTCAACGCTCGGACAAGAGTCAGAAGCACAAGCGTCTGTTACCGATCAAGTATACGGTCAATCGGTCACCACAAGCGTGTACAACCATACTGTGAACAAAGAGTACTACGGTATATTTTCCAAACAAGATATATCCGAAATGAAACAGAACTTTACCCCAGAAATGTGGGCTATAGCGGTCTATTATTATCCTGAACTGCTGACATACCTAGCTGAGCAGGAGCAACTATCTAAACAAGTTCAACAAGCAGCCCTTCATACAAGTTCAGACACCATATTCTCTGCATATGAGCAGCTAACGAAGCAGCAGCTAGACGCGCTCCGTCGCTATACACCGTTAGCGGAGATCAGCTATTTGCGTCACAAACAGCCACAGAAATACGCGCAGCTGATTTCCTCTTATGCACCTGAAGTTGCGCAGCTAGGCTATGAAACTGTAACTGAAGCAACCTATGATGCACCACCGAACTTCTTTTCAGCTTTTTCTACCGATTCAATTTTTTCGAGCTTGCCTAGTGTTACCGATACCACATACAAGCGGTCGAAACGTTCATTAACTGCACCTGAACCGACTTCAACGATAGGTGTTGGACAGATCAAACCTTACACATACAAAGAAAATACGGGTCAGCTTGTCGATCCGATCTATCAAACTAGCAATCTACAAGAAGCAGACCTACACCTTGCAGGTAGACACGGCTTAGACGTCGTTCTCTCTCGCAAATACAACTCCATGAACGCTAAAGTAGTGGAGCCAAGCCTAGGTGATACGTGCAATAGCTTCAATAACGATGAGTTCTATGAGGGTGGTACGGATTGCACGGGAAGCAAGCCGGAAGCGGCGGGAGCCGACGACAATTATATCGCAACAGGCTGGGAGCTTAATTTGCCGACGCTGCAAGTTCAGCAGCAGTACGATCAAATCAACGAATATACCGTACCAGGCCGAATTAAAAATGAAGACTCCAAGTTTTATCGCAAACAGTTCTACAATCGGGTGCGCGTAGATGCTAGCGCCGATCCGAAGGATAAGATTTTTCCGAGGCTCACCTTCCAAGTAGGTGATGGTTCTACGTACGAATTTAGAGACAACATTACGGATCAACCATTTAAACAACCGTACAAACATGCCAAATATACCGTAAGCGCTGATCAGACTTATTTGCTTACTCTCAACGAACAAATCACGTATGAATTTAAGCCTATAGGACATCGCTGGGTCATCTCATCCATTACGAATCATCTTGGGGATCGAATTTCGTACGAGGTACATCCGAGTAAAGTCATCATTACCGATACCGTGCAGCGCACGATTGAAGTCAATTACGATACGACTAAGCCTATGAAACGAGTTCAGTCCATTGTAGCTAAGGATCAAAGCGGAGTCGTTATTAATCATATTGAATATGTGTCAGAGGATAAAATGCTGCAAACGACTTTACGCAGCTACGATCCAGTGCTACACAAATACGAACCTAAACCGATTCAAGCGCCTTACGTGCAGTTAAATGCTGTGAAGGACATGATAGGCAATCAGACGTTAAAGTGGTACACGTACTATGCCGCAGAGGATAAAGGGATCGCAGATTTTAATATGGAAGATGATTACCAGTTCCAGCTGCAAAAAGATTTAAAGACACCTGTTCTGGACGTAAATAAATCGACTACAGACACGAACGGTTCTGAGTCCGCGCTTGTCGTGGAAAAAGACAAGCAAACGTACGGAGAGATGGCATACTTGCTCGTTAATCAAGTCACTTCGGATACAGGCTTGACGACAACATTTGCTTACTCCACGTACAATCCGACTTGGAGTGCGGCTGCCGATTATGCGCAGCGTGAACTGGTGCGTGGCACGACGCGCAATTATCTCGATACGTTTAACTTGATGTACATCGGCTATCACAAAGTCGTCAATGTCTCGTATACGTATACCGATTCAGACAACACGCTCAAGCAGACCATCCTTAACGTAGATGCGCATCAAGAAGGCAAAGCTAGAGAAACGTGGATGTACGCGAAGGAAAGCACGAGACGACTCGCTTCGAGTAATGCGTTTAGAAGTGGCGATGTGATGGAGACCACTTTCTCTACGAACATGGGCGACTATACGTCCATGCAGAAGTCCAGTTATAAAGCTGGAGGCTTTTTTAAGGATGGCGTTTTCATTCCAAGGCCAATCTCGCTTACGTACCAATCGGATGGTGGGCAAGGCCTAGTCAATGTGTTGAATACGTCGGACTCTACGTCCAGCTATCGTTATGCACCGTTATCGGTTACCTCATACAAATATGAGCATGACGGCACAAAAGATAATACGAGGCCAACGACGATTTATCGTTTCGATTCTGGGGCAGCGGATGATCCACGAACGGCGAAAGAAAAGGATTATTTGTGGGGCAAATGGCATGTGAAGCCGAATGCGCTAGCCAAATCCGCCGTCATTACAAATATTAAATATGATATGTACGGAAATATTGCTTCCGAGCAAGATCCGTTAGGCAATCAAACCGTAAATACGTATACTGGACCTAAACGTCAAATGAGTCAGACAGAGCGAACTTCAGTAGATGGCAAGCAAAAACTGTTTACTGGTTATAGCTATAATCCAGATGGCACGTTACATAAAATCACGACGCGAAGCACAAGCGCGGATATCACAGACAATATGGAAACGCAGTTTGTGGCATACAACGCGTGGAAGCAGCCTATTCAAGCTAAAAAAGTGAGCAGCGGTACCCAATTTGGCTTGAACCGGCTTACGACCGTAACGATCTGGGAGTACGATACTTTAGGACAACACATTACACGAGAAACACAAAAAGTGACTTTGGCAGAAGGGCAGCAGCCGACAGACATCAGTGTTCAATATGTGTATGACGCTCGCGACCGACTAACCAAGCAGATTGACCACGATTCCAGCATGATCGAATACGAGTACGATTACAAAAATCGTCCCATTTCGATGAAATGGACACCTGCCGGGGGCGAGCCGCGTGTAACGAGCTACAGCTATGAGGATAGCCAGCGTATCGTGACGATCACGCATCCGGATCAAGAGAAAGAAATAGCCTACTACAATCCGTATGGCATTATCGAGAAGCAGTACCGCCAAGTTGGAACGGAGACTCGCACAGTTGTTATTAACAATTTAAATAGCACAGGGCAGCTCATTAAGGAAACGTATCCGAATGGAGATCTGTCTAAGAAGACTACGTTTGAGTATGGAAAAAATGGACAGATATTGTCCAATACGGATGCGCTTGGACGTACGACGAAGATGTATTATGCGAACGCAGCCTATGGAATGAATAGACCTGCCGCTTCTTTGCAAGAAACGAAACTAGTCGTTGAACCGGACAATAAGCAAACGACAACATTTTACGATCCGTATGGTCGCGTGCAAAAGGTGCTGGAGTCCGTACCAGGTTCAGCCCAAACAAGAACGACGGAGCATTTGTACAATTCGTTCGGCAAAGTCACGCAAACCAAGACGACATCAGGTGCAGTCTCGCAAACTACGAAGTACGGTTATGACGCAGCAGGGAATCTTGTCTCCTTAATGGATAGCGAGGGCCAGCGATATAAGTATGTATACAATCAGTTTGGCCATCCGATTGCAACATATATGAATGGCAAGCTGCAAGCCCAGAATAAGTACAATGAAGCCGGTTGGTTGTTGACCGAAACGAATGCAACAGGGCAAAAGGAAGCTTTCGAATATGCATCAACGGGAGAACTCATTAAGCATTCAGACAAACAAGGGCAGACGAAAACACATAGCTATACACCTTATAAGGAGATAGACCGAGTTGCCGTTTCCAAGGCGGGTGCTGAATTGCACTGGACACAGTATCAATACGATCCCGTGACGCGCATGCTTGCAGGCATCCAGAACAGTGAAGGCGAAACCTTGGCCTATTCGTATGACAAATGGAAGCGCAACGATGTTCAAACCGTTGCTGGGCGAAAATACTCGTTCGCCTATGATAATAGCGACAATGTAACGAAGGTCATTTTCCCAGATTCCAAAGAAACGCAGTACACGTACGATGTGCTTAATCGCATGACTTCCGTTAACTACGACAAAATGGGCACCGTTACGTATCAATACGACGTAGCCGCTAACAACAACTCGTATTCGATTATTTATCCGAATTTGTTGAAGCAGCAATTCAATCGCAATGCTTTTAAAGAATTAACAGATGTTAGTCACATCAGCGGAAACACGCCTGTCCAGTGGAAAGAGACTTACATGTACGACGGTTTCGGTAATGTCAATGCAATCACGAGAGGCGGCCAAACGTTTAACTATAGCTATGACCAAGTTAACCGCATTAAGCGAGAAGACTACTCTACCGTGTCCAAGCAGTACAGTTATGATGAACGAGGCAATCGAGTTAGCTTTGAACATACACATATGGCTGTACCAGAGTTGGGCACGAAGAAATACACGTACAATGCACTCAACCAGTTGAAGACATTTAGTAAGGGCACAGATACAACTGCCTACACGTACTATGGCGATAGCTTGCGAGCAACTAAGACGGTCAATGGTAGCCTAACCAGATACGTATATCTGAACGGAAAAGTAATAGAAGAGCTAGATAGCAGCGGTAACGTGAAGGCTCGCAATATTTGGGGGAACGAGCTGCTATGGAGACAAAATCATCCTTCCGGCCAAGACGGGTACTATTACTATAACGGTCATGGCGATGTTGTCGCGATCAAGGATATGGCGGGCAACGACCTGAATACGTATGACTATGATATTTGGGGCAATGTATTATCGCAGACGGGTTCGTTTGATAATCCGTTTATGTACACGGGGGAAATATACGATCAGGAAACGAAGCTGGTATATCTGCGCGCGCGGTACTACGACCCGAGTAAGGGCCGCTTTATCAACGAGGATACGTATAAAGGGGAATTGACGAATCCGCTGAGCCTAAATCTATATACGTATGCGCATAATAATCCCTTGATATATGCAGACCCGAGTGGACATAAAGTATGGCTTATTCATGGAACAAATCTTAATGGCGATAAGCATCCAGAAAAAACATGGAAGCCTGATTTTATTGATTATGTAGAAGAGCTTTTTGAGGAGTCATCAGAAGCTGTGGTTTGGAGTGGTGGTAATACTACTGGAGCTCGTGAAGAAGCAGCAGAAGATTTGACGAATCAAATATATGATTGGCATATTGATAATCCAACTGAGCCAATTAGATTAATCGGCCATAGTCATGGTGGGAATGTAGCGATAATGATAGCCAACAAACTTGCTGAACGTGACATGTCTGTAGAAACCCTCATTACGATAGCAACACCAGTAAGGGAGTATAAGCTTGAAACTAAGGTAGGGCAGCATATTCATGTATATAATAATTACGACTTAGTCCAAAGGAACGGAGGCAGTGTAAACAAGTCGATGAAAGCAAAACGTACATTTAAAGGAGCCCAAAACGTCGAAGTAATATTACCACCAGAGCGAAGAAAGAGGATTAAAGATGGGTTAGGAATATCGAATCACTCTATAATGCATAGTAATAAACAGATTTGGAGGGAATATATCCAACCCCTTTTATTTAAGTAG
- a CDS encoding FlxA-like family protein produces the protein MTYISKASSRAASPSFTAGRTTAADREIQALMKQKSNITEKIAEIKTNEELNVKVKEERVKSLTTDLQLIESQIAQKMTEKNEKLKNDASSNRSNPNSNTTNNSSNGTMDVAATATMNRLIEANTIYDRLGKLSNVRNKLDVEVKDLNREVKMNRKHLGDEGLTESAFGRNEMRQNAELTVNKKKLEQAIGIEGRIAKLDGKMKEEMKAISEVTENKEATGTKETKEAKGDKADKVDNSTAEGNPSDKPAQQQEAGRVHIDVRV, from the coding sequence ATGACTTATATTTCAAAAGCGTCAAGCCGTGCAGCTTCGCCTTCGTTCACAGCAGGTCGTACAACGGCAGCGGATCGGGAAATTCAGGCTTTAATGAAGCAAAAGAGCAACATTACGGAAAAAATAGCTGAAATCAAAACGAATGAAGAACTTAATGTGAAAGTTAAAGAGGAACGAGTAAAATCACTTACAACAGATTTGCAATTAATCGAATCGCAAATTGCGCAAAAAATGACAGAGAAAAATGAGAAGCTAAAAAATGATGCTTCTTCAAATCGTTCTAACCCCAATTCAAACACCACTAACAACTCCTCAAATGGAACGATGGATGTTGCAGCGACAGCTACGATGAATCGGCTTATCGAAGCTAATACGATATACGACCGCCTAGGCAAACTAAGTAACGTACGTAATAAGTTAGACGTGGAAGTTAAAGATTTAAACAGAGAGGTCAAGATGAATAGGAAGCATCTTGGCGATGAGGGACTTACAGAGTCCGCTTTTGGCAGGAATGAAATGAGGCAAAACGCAGAGCTGACGGTGAATAAGAAGAAGCTGGAGCAAGCGATCGGTATTGAAGGAAGAATTGCCAAACTTGATGGCAAAATGAAAGAAGAAATGAAAGCGATATCTGAAGTTACCGAGAACAAGGAAGCTACGGGAACGAAGGAAACTAAAGAAGCGAAGGGTGATAAAGCTGATAAGGTAGATAACAGCACTGCCGAAGGCAATCCTTCAGACAAGCCTGCACAACAGCAAGAGGCAGGCCGAGTCCATATTGATGTACGTGTGTAA
- a CDS encoding radical SAM/SPASM domain-containing protein yields the protein MKTFKKVYIEITSVCNLACTFCPPTERTKNFIKLDTFNNILDQIKPHTNHIYLHVKGEPLLHPKIDELLDASHAKGFKVNITTNGTLITKNRHKLLGKPALRQMNFSLHSFDGHIGSENREKYLREILDFVRDAAEHNVIFSFRLWNLTQDNMTNVERQRNRETLEVLEQEFNLDFKIEEKVVPGSGVKIADRVYLNQDHEFQWPSLRAPEDDGKGFCHALRSQAAVLVDGTVVPCCLDGEGVINLGNVHETSFSEIVEGERANNLFYGFSRREAVEELCRKCGYRQRFGA from the coding sequence TTGAAAACATTTAAAAAGGTATACATTGAAATTACGAGTGTTTGTAATTTGGCGTGCACCTTCTGCCCGCCAACAGAGCGCACGAAAAACTTCATTAAGTTAGATACATTCAACAACATTTTGGACCAGATCAAACCACATACGAATCATATTTATTTGCACGTTAAAGGGGAGCCTTTGCTTCACCCTAAGATCGACGAGCTGTTGGATGCGAGTCATGCTAAGGGCTTTAAAGTGAACATTACGACGAATGGGACACTTATTACAAAAAACAGGCATAAGCTGCTCGGCAAGCCTGCCTTGCGTCAAATGAACTTCTCCCTGCATAGCTTTGACGGACATATCGGGTCCGAGAACCGTGAAAAGTATTTACGCGAAATTCTTGATTTTGTCCGTGACGCAGCTGAGCATAACGTTATTTTTTCGTTCCGACTGTGGAACTTGACACAAGACAATATGACGAATGTCGAGCGGCAGCGAAACCGCGAAACGCTAGAAGTATTGGAGCAGGAATTTAACCTTGATTTTAAAATTGAAGAAAAAGTCGTACCAGGTAGCGGTGTGAAAATTGCTGACCGTGTCTACTTGAACCAAGATCATGAATTCCAGTGGCCTAGTCTGCGAGCTCCAGAAGATGACGGAAAAGGCTTCTGTCATGCGCTGCGCAGTCAAGCTGCCGTACTGGTAGATGGGACGGTTGTGCCGTGCTGTCTCGATGGTGAGGGCGTCATTAATTTGGGTAATGTACACGAAACGTCTTTCTCCGAAATTGTCGAGGGCGAACGAGCGAACAACTTGTTCTACGGATTTTCACGTCGGGAAGCGGTTGAAGAACTGTGCAGAAAATGCGGGTACAGACAAAGATTTGGAGCATAA
- a CDS encoding response regulator transcription factor, with protein sequence MSRETVLLVDDEKEIVQLIEIYLKNEGYRLLKATNGLEALQLLNSNVVDLIILDVMMPQMDGIEACMKIREQSNTPIIMLSAKSQDMDKITGLSIGADDYVTKPFNPLELMARVKSQLRRYKQFNTASPQDDTEIQIDGLVINIATHSVTVDDVSVKLTPREFAVLKLLAVNCGIVLSMEKIYQEVWNEPFMESKNTVMVHIRKIREKIEKDSQNPRYIKTVWGIGYKMEA encoded by the coding sequence ATGTCCAGAGAAACCGTTTTGTTAGTAGACGATGAAAAAGAGATTGTCCAGCTTATTGAAATCTATCTAAAAAATGAGGGCTATCGGCTACTCAAAGCTACCAACGGTTTAGAGGCGCTGCAATTGCTCAATAGCAACGTCGTCGATCTCATTATATTAGATGTGATGATGCCCCAAATGGATGGCATTGAAGCGTGTATGAAAATACGCGAGCAAAGCAACACGCCAATTATTATGTTGTCAGCAAAAAGCCAAGATATGGACAAAATAACGGGCTTAAGCATCGGGGCAGACGATTATGTCACGAAGCCGTTTAATCCGTTGGAATTGATGGCGCGAGTCAAATCCCAGTTGCGCAGATATAAGCAGTTCAATACGGCATCCCCACAAGACGATACGGAAATTCAGATTGATGGACTCGTCATTAATATCGCTACTCACTCGGTAACCGTCGATGACGTTTCGGTGAAGCTGACGCCGCGTGAATTTGCTGTGCTCAAGCTGCTAGCTGTGAATTGCGGTATCGTACTCAGCATGGAAAAGATTTATCAGGAAGTATGGAACGAACCTTTTATGGAATCCAAAAATACGGTGATGGTCCATATTCGGAAAATTCGTGAAAAAATAGAAAAAGATAGTCAAAATCCGAGATACATTAAGACGGTATGGGGAATCGGCTACAAGATGGAAGCTTAG